One part of the Rhodococcus oxybenzonivorans genome encodes these proteins:
- a CDS encoding DUF4334 domain-containing protein, with the protein MDIDEARSTFSTLRRLESGVSPDNLDAVWAALDPVRAEEILGQWKGDDFATGHRLHEKLAASRWHGKTFNSLDDAKPLICRDADGNLFSDIASGNGEASLWNIEFRGEVTATMVYDGAPIFDHFKRVDDTTLMGIMNGKSALVLDGGRHYYFVLERD; encoded by the coding sequence ATGGACATCGATGAGGCACGCAGCACCTTCAGCACACTCCGCCGGCTCGAGAGCGGCGTATCCCCCGACAACCTCGACGCAGTGTGGGCAGCGCTCGACCCGGTCCGCGCCGAAGAGATCCTCGGGCAGTGGAAAGGTGACGACTTCGCCACCGGACATCGCCTCCACGAGAAACTCGCCGCGAGCCGTTGGCACGGAAAGACGTTCAATTCGCTCGACGACGCGAAACCCCTGATCTGCCGCGACGCGGACGGAAACCTCTTCTCCGACATCGCGAGCGGAAACGGGGAGGCAAGCCTGTGGAACATCGAGTTCCGGGGTGAGGTGACCGCGACCATGGTCTACGACGGCGCGCCCATCTTCGATCACTTCAAACGGGTCGACGACACCACCTTGATGGGCATCATGAACGGCAAGTCCGCACTCGTCCTCGATGGTGGCAGGCATTACTACTTCGTTCTCGAAAGAGACTGA
- a CDS encoding TetR family transcriptional regulator yields MRSAGEATRERILAAAKEEFARYGVAGARINRIAAAARASKDRLYAYFDSKEALFDAVSHQWIVETTGETALRGDDLPGYVGRLFDNYLAHPENARLQEWADLEMGELDDENDMRIRALRPKIAEIRRGQEAGFIDPSWNPAELLLVITDIARTLATTRLAFHGGRSGQRGACERRQTAVEAVRRLIAVPGSEP; encoded by the coding sequence ATGCGTTCAGCCGGTGAAGCCACGAGGGAACGGATTCTCGCTGCGGCGAAGGAGGAGTTCGCTCGCTACGGAGTGGCCGGGGCCCGGATCAATCGCATCGCGGCGGCAGCCCGGGCGAGCAAGGATCGGTTGTACGCCTACTTCGACAGCAAGGAAGCGCTCTTCGACGCGGTCTCGCACCAGTGGATTGTCGAAACGACCGGAGAGACCGCGCTGCGCGGAGACGACCTGCCCGGGTACGTCGGCCGACTGTTCGACAACTATCTGGCTCATCCCGAGAACGCGAGACTGCAGGAATGGGCCGATCTGGAGATGGGCGAGCTGGACGACGAGAACGACATGCGGATCCGCGCATTGCGGCCCAAGATCGCCGAGATTCGTCGCGGCCAGGAGGCGGGGTTCATCGACCCGTCGTGGAACCCCGCTGAGTTGCTGCTGGTGATCACCGACATCGCGCGCACGCTCGCGACGACACGTCTCGCGTTTCACGGCGGAAGATCGGGCCAGCGCGGCGCTTGCGAACGAAGACAGACAGCTGTCGAGGCCGTGCGGCGACTGATCGCGGTGCCGGGCTCCGAGCCCTGA
- a CDS encoding TetR/AcrR family transcriptional regulator translates to MARQQERARRTRAALVESAAIEFAKRGYAAASVNTILEGSNATKGAMYFHFQSKEELARAVLQAGVEQFTALTERWTRRNDLDPFEALHCLVVDLAELFRTNVIVQAEFRLIIEPEFYADVQSGGSQVWGATARQFALRAQKEGLLREGVDTEKFTRVLAASLAGQRYMADLTELRGDLADLFEESLEVVLAAMASEQWHEKFARQGWPECRSELPEL, encoded by the coding sequence ATGGCACGTCAACAGGAGCGTGCGCGACGTACTCGCGCTGCACTGGTGGAGTCGGCCGCGATCGAATTCGCCAAGCGCGGTTACGCCGCTGCGTCGGTGAACACGATTCTCGAGGGCTCGAACGCCACCAAGGGGGCGATGTACTTCCACTTCCAATCCAAGGAAGAACTCGCCCGAGCTGTTCTGCAGGCTGGGGTCGAGCAGTTCACCGCCCTGACGGAACGCTGGACGCGTCGCAACGACCTGGACCCCTTCGAGGCGCTGCACTGCCTCGTCGTCGATCTGGCCGAGCTGTTCCGCACCAATGTGATCGTGCAGGCCGAATTCCGGCTCATCATCGAGCCCGAGTTCTACGCGGACGTGCAATCCGGTGGTTCGCAGGTGTGGGGCGCCACCGCTCGCCAGTTCGCCCTGCGCGCGCAGAAAGAAGGGCTGCTGCGGGAGGGTGTCGACACGGAGAAGTTCACCCGGGTGCTGGCGGCCTCGTTGGCCGGTCAGAGGTACATGGCGGATCTGACGGAACTGAGGGGCGACCTGGCCGACCTCTTCGAGGAATCGCTCGAGGTGGTCCTTGCTGCGATGGCATCCGAGCAATGGCACGAGAAGTTTGCCAGGCAGGGATGGCCCGAATGTCGGTCAGAACTGCCCGAATTATAG
- a CDS encoding TetR family transcriptional regulator yields the protein MSTAEEPLTAGRDGLLSLLRHGQLPSRAAKAPQRERYQRIVAAAMELASEGGYDAVQMRAIADRAGVALGTVYRYFPSKNHMLVMGLLMVFEGMRARFEDVVIPGDTPSERILFVLRKNTEVLEKDRPRYEALVRAFMFADASASAELDAFGALMTEMFAKTIGVEKISDDQLNAIRVIGDVWMSSLVSWVAGRISVDEVMSHLTLAVRLVFRRLGG from the coding sequence ATGAGCACTGCTGAAGAGCCGTTGACCGCGGGCCGCGACGGGCTGTTGTCGTTGCTGCGTCACGGACAACTCCCCTCACGGGCAGCGAAGGCACCGCAACGGGAGCGTTATCAGCGCATCGTCGCGGCGGCCATGGAACTCGCGTCCGAGGGTGGCTACGACGCCGTGCAGATGCGGGCGATCGCAGATCGGGCCGGGGTCGCCCTCGGCACGGTATATCGGTATTTTCCCTCGAAGAATCACATGCTCGTCATGGGACTCCTCATGGTGTTCGAGGGAATGCGCGCCCGCTTCGAGGACGTCGTGATTCCCGGCGACACGCCGTCCGAACGGATTCTGTTCGTTCTCCGCAAGAACACGGAAGTGCTGGAGAAGGACCGACCGCGGTACGAGGCGCTGGTTCGGGCGTTCATGTTCGCCGACGCGTCGGCATCGGCTGAACTCGATGCCTTCGGCGCGCTGATGACGGAGATGTTCGCCAAAACCATCGGTGTCGAGAAGATCTCGGACGACCAGTTGAACGCGATACGCGTGATCGGTGACGTCTGGATGTCGAGCCTGGTGTCGTGGGTGGCCGGCCGCATCTCGGTGGACGAGGTCATGTCGCACCTCACTCTTGCTGTCCGCCTCGTGTTCCGGCGACTGGGCGGCTGA
- a CDS encoding acyl-CoA dehydrogenase family protein, which yields MATTEGTAVSYSQPSPPRLLCIRSRAASADAARLSTSPVARAEQVVPGFGTRVRQLSSGAQRGEVHRAALHRREIWLEADANGHLGLEVPEQYGGSAAHDYRFNARASRVCSGACRASPTCTSVSDSRCRE from the coding sequence ATGGCTACGACGGAAGGGACGGCGGTCTCGTACAGTCAGCCATCACCGCCAAGGCTCCTGTGCATTCGAAGTCGCGCTGCGAGCGCGGACGCTGCGAGGCTGTCTACATCGCCGGTCGCCCGGGCCGAGCAGGTCGTTCCGGGATTTGGTACGCGAGTTCGTCAACTGTCATCTGGTGCCCAACGAGGAGAAGTTCATCGAGCAGCGCTACATCGACGCGAGATCTGGCTCGAGGCCGACGCCAACGGCCACCTAGGCTTGGAGGTTCCAGAACAGTACGGCGGCAGCGCCGCTCATGACTACCGGTTCAATGCCCGAGCTTCGCGCGTCTGCAGCGGTGCCTGCAGGGCGTCGCCGACGTGCACATCCGTCAGCGACAGTCGTTGTCGGGAGTAG
- a CDS encoding SDR family oxidoreductase gives MKVARKVAIVTGGGNGIGGAIAERLAEQGARVLVADLDPKAATAVADRINERHSGSALAEGADIADSEQIRRVIERAETELGPVDLYFANAGIGGAPGLDADDASWDRAFDVNVRAHIRAAQQLVPGWVERGEGYFVTTASAAGLLTQIGSATYSVTKHAAVAFAEWLSVTYGDRGVRVSCLCPMGVETKLMRSGEGSGDPLGVAATRAVISAGDVLQPAEVADIVLDAVDREKFLILPHESVLTMYRQKSSDYDRWLRGMRRYQSSLLEHA, from the coding sequence GTGAAGGTTGCACGGAAGGTCGCCATCGTGACCGGCGGTGGAAACGGGATCGGCGGAGCGATCGCCGAACGTCTCGCCGAACAGGGTGCGCGGGTACTCGTGGCCGATCTCGACCCGAAAGCAGCCACCGCGGTTGCGGACCGCATCAATGAACGGCACTCCGGATCGGCTCTCGCGGAAGGTGCGGATATAGCAGATTCCGAGCAGATTCGGCGCGTCATCGAGCGGGCAGAGACCGAATTGGGTCCGGTCGACCTCTACTTCGCCAACGCCGGCATCGGGGGAGCGCCGGGCCTCGACGCCGACGACGCCAGCTGGGATCGAGCCTTCGACGTCAACGTCCGCGCCCACATCCGCGCCGCCCAGCAGTTGGTGCCCGGATGGGTCGAGCGCGGTGAGGGCTACTTCGTTACGACGGCGTCTGCGGCGGGCTTGCTTACCCAGATCGGCTCCGCCACCTACTCGGTCACCAAGCATGCGGCTGTCGCGTTCGCCGAATGGCTGTCGGTGACGTACGGAGACCGAGGAGTCCGGGTGAGCTGCCTGTGCCCGATGGGCGTGGAGACGAAGTTGATGCGCTCGGGTGAGGGCTCGGGGGATCCGCTCGGCGTTGCGGCCACCCGGGCCGTGATCTCTGCGGGGGACGTGCTGCAGCCGGCGGAGGTCGCCGACATTGTGCTGGACGCCGTCGACCGCGAAAAGTTCCTGATTTTGCCCCACGAGAGCGTCCTCACCATGTACCGGCAGAAGAGTTCCGACTACGACCGCTGGCTGCGCGGGATGCGCCGCTACCAGAGCTCGCTGCTGGAACACGCATGA
- a CDS encoding enoyl-CoA hydratase-related protein, with product MTGAQQDFVLAERRGPVLVLTFNRPSKLNAWTNELEDRYFDLLDAAEDDPHVRAVVVTGAGRGFCAGADLTDLQAVGDVTELLDRRPRDVPLQLRKPLIGAVNGVAAGLGMVEALYCDVRFASPAARFTTAFAQRGLIAEYGISWMLPRLVGRSRAADLLLSSRMVDAEEALRIGLIDHLIVDGNVLAAAVAYAQQLATQCSPTSMAVIKQQLQTDADGTYADSVSRAEGLMFDAFRGEDLVEGVQSHLDKRTPTFPSLPTRSSRVPVRHL from the coding sequence ATGACGGGTGCGCAACAGGATTTCGTGCTCGCCGAGCGCCGCGGACCTGTGCTGGTTCTGACGTTCAACCGGCCGTCGAAACTCAACGCCTGGACGAACGAACTCGAGGACCGCTATTTCGACCTGCTCGACGCCGCCGAAGACGACCCGCACGTGCGTGCTGTCGTCGTGACGGGTGCCGGCCGCGGGTTCTGTGCCGGTGCCGACCTGACGGACCTGCAGGCGGTGGGTGATGTCACCGAGCTGCTGGATCGTCGGCCGCGTGACGTGCCGCTGCAGCTCCGCAAGCCGCTCATCGGTGCGGTCAACGGCGTCGCGGCAGGGCTCGGCATGGTCGAGGCGCTCTATTGCGATGTCCGGTTCGCTTCACCGGCTGCGCGTTTCACCACCGCCTTCGCTCAGCGTGGGCTGATCGCCGAATACGGCATCTCGTGGATGCTGCCACGGTTGGTCGGACGAAGCCGCGCCGCGGATCTGCTGCTGTCGAGTCGGATGGTCGACGCAGAGGAAGCGTTGCGTATCGGACTGATCGATCACCTGATCGTCGACGGAAACGTGCTCGCCGCGGCGGTGGCGTACGCCCAGCAGCTGGCCACGCAGTGCTCACCGACCTCGATGGCCGTGATCAAACAACAACTACAGACCGATGCGGACGGCACCTACGCCGACTCCGTGTCCCGCGCGGAAGGTCTGATGTTCGACGCCTTCCGAGGTGAAGACCTCGTCGAGGGCGTGCAGAGCCACCTCGACAAGCGCACACCCACCTTTCCCTCCCTACCTACGAGGAGTTCCCGTGTCCCTGTTCGACATCTCTGA
- a CDS encoding acyl-CoA dehydrogenase family protein, which translates to MSLFDISDRAKKYQADLLEFMDSHVYPAEAVYEEQMRESGDPHFQPPILEELKVEARSRGLWNLFHPHPDSGPGLTNLEYAPLAEIMGRSHIASEACNCNAPDTGNMEVLELFGTEEHKEKYLKPLLDGTMASAFAMTEPAVASSDATNVELSMVRDGDEYVLNGRKWFASNALHRNCKVMIVMGKTDPSAAPHRQQSMMVVPIDAPGVTVMRGLPVFGYQDREGHAEIDFADVRVPAKDVLKGEGEGFAISQARLGPGRIHHCMRAIGMAERALELMCRRASSRVTFGKPVSENANIQDWIAEARIEIEMIRLLTLKAAYLMDTVGNKEARIEIAAIKVAAPNIALKIVDRAIQVHGGAGVTDDFPLAMAWAHLRTLRLADGPDEVHKRSIAKQELRRYRDGAPAPSTNGHKVAVS; encoded by the coding sequence GTGTCCCTGTTCGACATCTCTGACCGCGCGAAGAAGTACCAGGCCGATCTGCTGGAGTTCATGGACTCCCACGTGTATCCCGCGGAGGCGGTGTACGAAGAGCAGATGCGCGAATCGGGTGATCCGCACTTCCAGCCACCGATCCTCGAAGAGCTGAAGGTTGAAGCCCGTAGCCGCGGGTTGTGGAACCTCTTCCACCCACACCCCGACTCCGGACCCGGGTTGACGAATCTCGAGTACGCGCCGTTGGCGGAGATCATGGGCCGCAGCCACATCGCCTCGGAGGCGTGCAACTGCAACGCCCCGGACACCGGGAACATGGAGGTGCTCGAGCTCTTCGGTACCGAGGAGCACAAGGAGAAGTATCTGAAGCCGCTTCTCGACGGGACGATGGCGTCCGCGTTCGCGATGACGGAGCCGGCGGTGGCGAGTTCCGATGCTACCAATGTCGAGCTGTCGATGGTCCGCGACGGCGACGAGTATGTGCTCAACGGTCGGAAGTGGTTCGCGTCCAATGCGTTGCATCGCAACTGCAAGGTAATGATCGTGATGGGGAAGACCGATCCGTCGGCGGCGCCGCATCGTCAGCAGTCGATGATGGTGGTTCCGATCGATGCGCCCGGTGTCACGGTGATGCGGGGTCTGCCGGTGTTCGGATATCAGGACCGCGAGGGGCACGCGGAAATCGACTTTGCCGACGTGCGGGTTCCGGCCAAGGATGTGCTGAAAGGTGAGGGCGAGGGTTTCGCGATCTCTCAGGCCCGGTTGGGCCCGGGACGCATTCACCACTGCATGCGGGCGATCGGGATGGCCGAGCGGGCGCTCGAGCTGATGTGCCGGCGGGCGTCGTCGCGGGTGACGTTCGGGAAACCGGTCAGCGAGAACGCCAATATCCAGGACTGGATCGCCGAGGCCCGGATCGAGATCGAGATGATTCGGTTGCTCACGCTGAAGGCGGCCTACCTGATGGACACCGTCGGGAACAAGGAGGCGCGCATTGAAATCGCGGCGATCAAGGTGGCGGCCCCGAATATTGCGCTGAAGATCGTAGATCGGGCTATCCAGGTGCACGGCGGCGCCGGGGTGACCGACGACTTCCCGCTTGCCATGGCCTGGGCGCACTTGCGCACGCTGCGCCTGGCGGACGGTCCCGACGAGGTGCACAAGCGGTCCATCGCCAAGCAGGAACTGCGCCGGTACCGGGATGGCGCGCCCGCGCCCTCGACCAACGGCCACAAGGTTGCGGTGAGCTGA
- a CDS encoding SDR family oxidoreductase: protein MTGLDLTGRTAIVTGASRGIGLAVAEAIAAAGGNVVLTSRSQDSADAAAAQVGGTAIGVAAHAVDEDAARRCIDLTLERFGSVDILVNNAGTNPAFGPVIDQDHARFAKTFDVNLWAPVLWTGLATKAWMGEHGGAVVNTASVGGMAFEANIGVYNASKAALIHLTKQLALELSPKVRVNAVAPGVVRTKLAEALWKEHEQTVSASTALGRIGEPEDVASAVAFLVSDAASWITGETLVIDGGQVLGDVLPFRQGVQLGV from the coding sequence ATGACCGGACTCGACCTCACCGGGCGCACCGCCATCGTCACCGGCGCGTCCCGCGGAATCGGCCTCGCGGTGGCTGAGGCCATCGCGGCCGCCGGCGGCAACGTGGTGCTCACCTCCCGGTCCCAGGACTCGGCGGACGCCGCCGCAGCACAGGTCGGAGGAACCGCGATCGGCGTCGCTGCCCATGCCGTCGACGAGGACGCGGCCCGGCGGTGTATCGATCTGACGCTCGAGCGATTCGGCAGCGTGGACATCCTGGTCAACAACGCGGGCACCAACCCCGCGTTCGGGCCGGTGATCGATCAGGACCATGCCCGCTTCGCGAAAACCTTCGACGTGAATCTGTGGGCGCCCGTGCTGTGGACGGGGCTGGCCACGAAGGCATGGATGGGTGAGCACGGCGGCGCCGTCGTCAACACCGCCTCCGTCGGCGGGATGGCGTTCGAGGCGAACATCGGCGTGTACAACGCGTCGAAGGCGGCGCTCATTCACCTCACGAAACAACTGGCACTGGAACTTTCACCGAAGGTGCGGGTCAATGCCGTCGCTCCCGGTGTGGTGCGGACCAAGCTCGCCGAAGCGTTGTGGAAGGAACACGAGCAGACGGTGTCCGCGTCCACAGCCCTCGGACGCATCGGTGAACCCGAAGACGTCGCCTCGGCGGTCGCGTTCCTCGTCTCCGACGCCGCCAGCTGGATCACCGGCGAAACTCTGGTCATCGACGGCGGGCAGGTGCTCGGTGACGTTCTTCCCTTCCGGCAGGGGGTCCAGCTCGGTGTCTAG
- a CDS encoding phosphotransferase family protein: MSSVGIVGIDTVAVARWLHTIGVDYTGTLTFDRIGLGQSNLTYLVRDSVGGRWVLRRPPLGHLLASAHDVAREARILSALQDTAVPTPRVFGFTEDPAVTDVPLLLMEFVEGQVVDRMSVAQALTPERRRAIGLSLPRTLAKIHAVDLEQTGLIDLASHKPYAQRQLKRWAGQWEQSKTRELPALDDLTRRLVESVPEQHELTLVHGDFHLRNVITSTDTGEVTAALDWELCTLGDPLADLGSLLAYWPEPGETFGGEFPASTLDGFPDRAEIAQVYFDETGRDPEALGFWHVLGLWKVAVIAEGVMRRARDEPQNKAAAGTPTVERIDALVEKACDIASRAEI, from the coding sequence GTGTCTAGCGTGGGTATCGTCGGAATCGACACCGTCGCCGTGGCCCGATGGTTGCACACCATCGGCGTCGATTACACGGGCACACTGACTTTCGACCGGATCGGTCTCGGTCAGTCGAACCTCACCTACCTTGTTCGCGACAGCGTCGGTGGGCGGTGGGTGCTGCGGCGCCCACCGCTGGGGCACCTTCTCGCGTCGGCACACGACGTGGCCCGTGAGGCCCGAATACTCTCCGCACTGCAGGACACCGCGGTGCCGACCCCGCGGGTGTTCGGCTTCACCGAAGACCCGGCGGTCACCGACGTGCCGCTGCTGCTGATGGAGTTCGTCGAGGGGCAGGTGGTCGACCGGATGTCGGTGGCGCAGGCGCTGACACCCGAGCGACGGCGGGCGATCGGCCTGTCCCTACCCCGCACGCTCGCAAAGATTCATGCGGTCGACCTCGAGCAGACCGGGCTGATCGATCTGGCCAGCCACAAGCCGTATGCGCAGCGTCAACTCAAACGGTGGGCGGGGCAGTGGGAGCAGTCGAAGACCCGCGAGTTGCCCGCCCTCGACGATCTGACGCGTCGGCTCGTCGAGTCGGTGCCCGAACAACACGAGCTGACATTGGTGCACGGGGATTTTCATCTCCGCAACGTCATCACGTCCACTGACACCGGCGAAGTCACCGCGGCACTTGACTGGGAATTGTGCACCCTGGGCGATCCACTCGCCGATCTCGGCAGTCTGCTCGCCTACTGGCCGGAGCCCGGCGAGACGTTCGGTGGTGAATTCCCGGCTTCGACCCTCGACGGCTTTCCCGACCGAGCCGAGATCGCCCAGGTGTATTTCGACGAGACGGGGCGCGACCCGGAGGCGCTCGGATTCTGGCATGTTCTGGGTCTGTGGAAGGTCGCGGTCATCGCCGAGGGTGTCATGCGCCGGGCGCGAGATGAACCGCAGAACAAAGCAGCAGCAGGAACGCCGACGGTGGAGCGTATCGACGCGCTCGTGGAAAAGGCGTGCGACATCGCCTCCCGAGCCGAAATCTGA
- a CDS encoding TetR/AcrR family transcriptional regulator — MTDAPLTGAISELGTSKAAARIRAAAIEVFAAKGYGAATTREIAASLDMSPGAVYPHYKTKESLLYAISLEGHHSVLAAITAADSPDVAAPDRLTSTVTAYVIWHADNRASARVAQYELRSLSPVHFAIIADIRRSTTKVFKRIIEAGATAGDFHPFDIEAAALAITSLGVDVSRWFPSRAYSDPRIIAARYVELALRMVGCADRQPLDEPS; from the coding sequence GTGACGGACGCACCACTAACCGGAGCGATCAGCGAACTGGGGACCTCGAAAGCCGCTGCGCGGATACGCGCCGCGGCCATCGAGGTGTTCGCCGCCAAGGGGTACGGCGCCGCCACTACCCGGGAGATCGCCGCCAGCCTCGACATGAGCCCAGGAGCCGTATACCCGCACTACAAAACCAAGGAATCCCTTCTCTACGCCATCAGCCTCGAGGGCCACCATTCGGTACTGGCGGCCATCACCGCCGCTGATAGTCCCGACGTCGCGGCGCCCGACCGGCTGACGTCGACCGTGACGGCCTACGTGATCTGGCACGCCGACAACCGCGCGAGCGCCCGGGTCGCGCAGTACGAACTACGTTCGCTCTCGCCTGTGCACTTTGCAATCATTGCGGACATCCGCCGGTCCACCACGAAGGTGTTCAAGCGGATCATCGAAGCCGGCGCAACGGCAGGCGACTTTCACCCATTCGACATCGAGGCCGCCGCGCTGGCAATCACGTCCCTCGGTGTCGATGTCAGCAGGTGGTTCCCCTCCCGCGCCTACTCCGACCCACGCATTATCGCGGCTCGCTACGTCGAACTTGCCCTTCGAATGGTCGGGTGTGCCGACCGGCAACCCCTCGACGAGCCTTCTTGA
- a CDS encoding acetyl-CoA C-acetyltransferase, with product MPEAVIVSIARSPIGRAMKGSLKGMRPDDLAAQMVQAALEKVPALDPTDINDLILGCGLPGGEQGFNMGRNVAVQLGYDFIPGTTITRYCSSSLQTTRMALHAIKAGEGDVFISAGVETVSRFIKGSSDSLPDTQNPLYADAQARTEKLAQGGQQWVDPREEGLVPDTYIAMGQTAENVAQITGITREEQDRWAVRSQNRAEEAINSGFFEREITPVTLPDGTVVSKDDGPRAGTTYEAVSQLKPVFRPDGTVTAGNACPLNDGAAALVIMSDTKAKELGLTPLARIVSTGVSGLSPEIMGLGPIEATKRALAIAGMGISDIDLFEINEAFAVQVLGSARELGIDEDKLNVSGGAIALGHPFGMTGARITATLLNNLTTQDKQFGVETMCVGGGMGMAMVLERLS from the coding sequence ATGCCCGAGGCTGTCATCGTTTCCATCGCCCGTTCTCCGATCGGTCGTGCCATGAAGGGGTCGCTCAAGGGCATGCGCCCGGACGACCTGGCCGCGCAGATGGTGCAGGCGGCCCTGGAGAAGGTGCCCGCCCTCGATCCCACCGACATCAACGACCTGATTCTGGGGTGCGGGCTGCCCGGCGGCGAGCAGGGCTTCAACATGGGCCGCAACGTCGCCGTCCAGTTGGGCTACGACTTCATTCCCGGCACCACCATCACCCGCTACTGTTCCTCGTCGCTGCAGACCACCCGCATGGCATTGCACGCGATCAAGGCCGGTGAGGGTGATGTGTTCATCTCCGCCGGTGTGGAGACGGTGTCCCGGTTCATCAAGGGCAGCTCCGACTCGCTGCCCGACACCCAGAACCCGCTCTACGCCGACGCCCAGGCCCGCACCGAGAAGCTCGCCCAGGGCGGCCAGCAGTGGGTCGACCCCCGCGAGGAAGGGCTCGTCCCGGACACCTACATCGCGATGGGCCAGACCGCCGAGAACGTCGCCCAGATCACCGGCATCACCCGCGAGGAGCAGGACCGGTGGGCGGTGCGCTCGCAGAACCGCGCCGAGGAGGCCATCAACAGCGGCTTCTTCGAGCGGGAGATCACCCCGGTCACGTTGCCCGACGGCACCGTCGTGTCGAAGGACGACGGCCCCCGCGCCGGCACCACCTACGAGGCCGTGTCGCAGCTCAAGCCGGTGTTCCGGCCGGACGGCACCGTGACCGCCGGTAACGCGTGCCCGCTCAACGACGGCGCCGCCGCCCTGGTGATCATGTCCGACACCAAGGCCAAGGAGCTGGGGTTGACCCCGCTCGCCCGGATCGTGTCGACCGGGGTGTCCGGTTTGTCGCCGGAAATCATGGGGTTGGGTCCGATCGAGGCCACCAAGCGGGCCCTGGCCATCGCCGGGATGGGTATCTCCGATATCGACCTGTTCGAGATCAACGAGGCGTTCGCGGTGCAGGTCCTCGGGTCGGCGCGGGAACTCGGCATCGACGAGGACAAGCTGAACGTCTCCGGCGGTGCGATCGCTCTCGGTCACCCGTTCGGCATGACCGGTGCCCGGATCACCGCGACTCTGCTCAACAACCTGACCACCCAGGACAAGCAGTTCGGCGTCGAAACCATGTGCGTCGGCGGCGGTATGGGCATGGCCATGGTCCTCGAACGCCTCAGCTGA
- a CDS encoding SDR family NAD(P)-dependent oxidoreductase, whose translation MGNITYDFTGKSVIVTGAARGIGQALARHFAEAKATVFMVDFDKDELDKAAREIGAIGIPADVSDTGDVENVVSTVIAETGRVDILINNAGILRDKVLWKLTDEDWDQVLDVHAGGTFRFTRACVPHFRSQEFGRVVNITSYTGLHGNRGQANYATAKAGIIGFTKTAAKELAAFGVTVNAISPNAATRMTASIPKEKIAEVTGPISRFADPAEMADAICFLASEEAGYVTGVVLPVDGGISI comes from the coding sequence ATGGGCAACATCACGTACGACTTCACCGGCAAATCGGTCATCGTCACCGGCGCCGCCCGCGGCATCGGGCAGGCCCTGGCCCGCCACTTCGCCGAGGCAAAGGCGACAGTGTTCATGGTGGACTTCGACAAGGACGAACTCGACAAGGCCGCGCGCGAAATCGGAGCCATCGGCATCCCCGCCGACGTCAGCGACACCGGTGACGTCGAGAACGTTGTCTCTACCGTGATCGCCGAGACCGGGCGGGTGGACATTCTGATCAACAATGCCGGGATCCTGCGCGACAAGGTGCTGTGGAAGCTGACCGACGAGGACTGGGACCAGGTCCTCGATGTCCACGCGGGCGGCACGTTTCGGTTCACCCGCGCCTGTGTTCCGCATTTCCGGAGCCAGGAATTCGGGCGGGTCGTCAACATCACCTCCTACACCGGGCTGCACGGTAACCGCGGGCAGGCCAACTACGCCACCGCCAAGGCCGGGATCATCGGGTTCACCAAGACCGCCGCGAAAGAGCTCGCTGCTTTCGGGGTCACAGTAAATGCGATCTCCCCGAATGCTGCGACCCGGATGACCGCCTCCATTCCGAAGGAGAAGATCGCCGAGGTCACCGGTCCGATCTCGCGGTTCGCTGATCCCGCCGAGATGGCCGACGCCATCTGCTTCCTCGCGTCGGAGGAAGCCGGCTACGTCACCGGCGTCGTCCTTCCGGTCGACGGCGGCATCTCCATCTGA